A region of Sparus aurata chromosome 8, fSpaAur1.1, whole genome shotgun sequence DNA encodes the following proteins:
- the bicd1a gene encoding protein bicaudal D homolog 1 isoform X4 — MAADGGCGESVDQYRAELERLTQELAEANREKIRAAECGLVVLEENQALKQKYVDLETEQETLRKELEQLQEAFGQAYTNQRKVAEDGETNEETLLQESACKEAYYMGRLLELQTEVTLSRSVASNAQAENERLSALVQELRESNETLELQRSRMREEIKEYKFRETRLLQDYTELEEENITLQKLVSTLKQSQVEYEGLKHEIKVLEEETVLLNSQLEDALRLKDISEGQLEEALDALKSEREQKNNLRKELAHHISLSDSVYGAGAHLALTVTGVEGLKFPEETNGTNGTNGSASPTANGNNEDSNRRNGHLHATAGLAKMNGEYRPGRKGEGLHPVPDLFSELNLSEIQKLKQQLLQVEREKTVLLMNLQESQTQLQHTQGALSEQSDRVHRLTERMNAMKCLNGDKELDDLQEREKPDGGSSSPPANGHHDPDIHGFEILECKYKVAVTEVIDLKAELKALKEKYNQAVEGQGDNHSDDRVQALSEQVTHLERNYRESRERVASLEAELRAAASTATESQGMLNAAQDELVTFSEELAQLYHHVCLCNNETPNRVMLDYYRQSRVTRSGSLKGSDDPRALLSPRLARRLAAVSAACSSEPPRSPMDSPSKDGHHNETTTNTADPPSLHSSPTRNPPGSPVISISPCPSPVPSEAGGDLRKEPMNIYNLNAIIRDQIKHLQRAVDRSLQLSRQRAAARELAPMLDKDKELCMEEILKLKSLLSTKREQIATLRLVLKANKQTAEVALANLKSKYENEKSMVTETMMKLRNELKALKEDAATFSSLRAMFATRCDEYVTQLDEMQRQLAAAEDEKKTLNSLLRMAIQQKLALTQRLEDLEFDQEQTHRGRGAKVPKIRSSPPKIVSSLLPQYRHSPHN, encoded by the exons GCTTTCGGCCAGGCGTACACCAACCAGCGTAAGGTTGCAGAGGATGGGGAGACCAACGAGGAGACATTGCTGCAGGAGTCTGCCTGCAAGGAGGCCTACTACATGGGCCGTCTGCTGGAGCTGCAGACGGAGGTGACGCTGAGCCGCTCCGTGGCGTCCAACGCCCAGGCGGAGAACGAGAGGCTCAGCGCACTCGTGCAGGAGCTACGAGAG AGTAACGAGACGCTGGAGCTACAGAGGAGTAGGATGAGGGAGGAGATCAAGGAGTACAAGTTCAGAGAGACCCGACTGCTCCAGGATTACAccgagctggaggaggagaacatcACGCTGCAGAAGCTGGTGTCCACGCTCAAGCAGAGCCAG gtggAGTATGAGGGGCTCAAACATGAAATTAAAGTACTTGAGGAGGAGACTGTTCTCCTGAACAGTCAGCTGGAGGACGCATTACGCCTGAAGGACATCTCAGAGGGTCAGCTGGAGGAGGCCCTGGATGCCCTCAAGAGTGAGCGTGAGCAGAAGAACAATCTGAGGAAGGAGCTGGCCCACCACATCAGCCTGAGTGACAGCGTGTATGGAGCAGGGGCCCACCTGGCACTCACCGTCACTGGCGTTGAGGGCCTCAAGTTCCCCGAGGAGACCAACGGAACCAACGGCACCAACGGCAGCGCCAGCCCTACTGCTAATGGCAACAATGAGGACAGCAACCGTCGCAACGGCCACCTCCACGCAACTGCCGGATTGGCTAAGATGAACGGGGAGTACCGACCCGGGCGGAAAGGAGAAGGCCTGCACCCTGTGCCGGATCTGTTCAGCGAGCTCAACCTGTCGGAGATTCAGAAGCTCAAGCAGCAGCTGCTACAG GTGGAGCGTGAGAAGACTGTGCTGCTCATGAACCTGCAGGAGTCTCAGACCCAGCTGCAGCACACGCAGGGCGCCCTGAGCGAGCAGAGCGACCGGGTCCACCGCCTCACGGAGCGCATGAATGCCATGAAATGTCTGAATGGAGACAAAGAGCTAGATGACctacaggagagagagaaacctgACGGTGGCTCCTCATCGCCGCCAGCCAATGGCCACCATGATCCCGATATCCACGGGTTCGAGATCCTGGAGTGCAAGTACAAGGTGGCAGTGACGGAGGTGATTGACCTGAAGGCGGAGCTCAAGGCCCTGAAGGAGAAGTACAACCAGGCTGTGGAGGGGCAGGGAGACAACCACAGCGACGACAGGGTCCAGGCACTGAGTGAACAG GTAACTCACTTGGAGCGTAATTATCGTGAGAGCCGGGAGAGGGTGGCGAGCCTGGAGGCAGAGCTCAGAGCAGCGGCGAGCACAGCCACGGAGAGCCAGGGCATGCTCAACGCAGCACAGGATGAGCTGGTAACCTTCAGTGAGGAACTGGCCCAGCTCTACCACCACGTCTGTCTGTGCAACAACGAGACACCCAACCGCGTCATGCTGGACTACTACCGCCAGAGCCGCGTCACACGCAGCGGCAGCCTGAAAGGCTCAGACGACCCTCGCGCCCTGCTCTCCCCTCGCTTGGCACGACGCCTCGCCGCAGTATCCGCAGCCTGCTCCTCCGAACCCCCGCGCAGTCCCATGGACTCCCCATCCAAAGACGGCCATCACAATGAGACAACAACCAACACAGCAGACCCTCCATCCCTCCACAGCAGCCCCACCCGCAACCCCCCAGGCTCCCCAGTCATCAGCATCTCCCCTTGCCCGTCTCCGGTGCCCTCAGAGGCAGGCGGGGACCTGCGGAAGGAGCCCATGAATATCTACAACCTGAACGCCATCATCAGAGACCAGATCAAACACCTGCAGAGGGCTGTGGACCGTTCGCTGCAGCTGtccaggcagagggctgcagcCAGGGAGCTGGCGCCAATGCTTGACAAGGACAAGGAGTTGTGCATGGAGGAGATCCTCAAACTGAAGTCCCTGCTCAGCACCAAGAGAGAGCAGATAGCCACACTCAGACTGGTGCTGAAGGCCAATAAACAG ACAGCAGAGGTTGCACTGGCTAATTTGAAGAGCAAGTACGAGAATGAAAAGTCGATGGTGACAGAGACCATGATGAAGCTGAGGAACGAGCTGAAGGCTCTGAAAGAAGATGCCGCCACCTTCTCGTCTCTCAGGGCCATGTTTGCCACCAG ATGTGATGagtatgtcacccagctggATGAGATGCAGAGGCAGCTGGCGGCAGCggaggatgagaagaaaacgTTGAACTCCCTCCTCCGTATGGCCATCCAGCAGAAGCTGGCCCTGACCCAACGGCTGGAGGACCTGGAGTTTGACCAAGAGCAGACCCACCGTGGCCGTGGCGCTAAAGTGCCCAAGATAAGAAGCAGCCCGCCCAAA ATTGTCAGCAGCCTGCTGCCTCAGTACCGTCACTCTCCCCACAACTAA
- the bicd1a gene encoding protein bicaudal D homolog 1 isoform X1 — protein MAADGGCGESVDQYRAELERLTQELAEANREKIRAAECGLVVLEENQALKQKYVDLETEQETLRKELEQLQEAFGQAYTNQRKVAEDGETNEETLLQESACKEAYYMGRLLELQTEVTLSRSVASNAQAENERLSALVQELRESNETLELQRSRMREEIKEYKFRETRLLQDYTELEEENITLQKLVSTLKQSQVEYEGLKHEIKVLEEETVLLNSQLEDALRLKDISEGQLEEALDALKSEREQKNNLRKELAHHISLSDSVYGAGAHLALTVTGVEGLKFPEETNGTNGTNGSASPTANGNNEDSNRRNGHLHATAGLAKMNGEYRPGRKGEGLHPVPDLFSELNLSEIQKLKQQLLQVEREKTVLLMNLQESQTQLQHTQGALSEQSDRVHRLTERMNAMKCLNGDKELDDLQEREKPDGGSSSPPANGHHDPDIHGFEILECKYKVAVTEVIDLKAELKALKEKYNQAVEGQGDNHSDDRVQALSEQQVTHLERNYRESRERVASLEAELRAAASTATESQGMLNAAQDELVTFSEELAQLYHHVCLCNNETPNRVMLDYYRQSRVTRSGSLKGSDDPRALLSPRLARRLAAVSAACSSEPPRSPMDSPSKDGHHNETTTNTADPPSLHSSPTRNPPGSPVISISPCPSPVPSEAGGDLRKEPMNIYNLNAIIRDQIKHLQRAVDRSLQLSRQRAAARELAPMLDKDKELCMEEILKLKSLLSTKREQIATLRLVLKANKQTAEVALANLKSKYENEKSMVTETMMKLRNELKALKEDAATFSSLRAMFATRCDEYVTQLDEMQRQLAAAEDEKKTLNSLLRMAIQQKLALTQRLEDLEFDQEQTHRGRGAKVPKIRSSPPKFLVDCQQPAASVPSLSPQLRRGRASLVRSPKYLADLQENHAVLIGNSSLLSPCDPRNCLAQQPQPPGT, from the exons GCTTTCGGCCAGGCGTACACCAACCAGCGTAAGGTTGCAGAGGATGGGGAGACCAACGAGGAGACATTGCTGCAGGAGTCTGCCTGCAAGGAGGCCTACTACATGGGCCGTCTGCTGGAGCTGCAGACGGAGGTGACGCTGAGCCGCTCCGTGGCGTCCAACGCCCAGGCGGAGAACGAGAGGCTCAGCGCACTCGTGCAGGAGCTACGAGAG AGTAACGAGACGCTGGAGCTACAGAGGAGTAGGATGAGGGAGGAGATCAAGGAGTACAAGTTCAGAGAGACCCGACTGCTCCAGGATTACAccgagctggaggaggagaacatcACGCTGCAGAAGCTGGTGTCCACGCTCAAGCAGAGCCAG gtggAGTATGAGGGGCTCAAACATGAAATTAAAGTACTTGAGGAGGAGACTGTTCTCCTGAACAGTCAGCTGGAGGACGCATTACGCCTGAAGGACATCTCAGAGGGTCAGCTGGAGGAGGCCCTGGATGCCCTCAAGAGTGAGCGTGAGCAGAAGAACAATCTGAGGAAGGAGCTGGCCCACCACATCAGCCTGAGTGACAGCGTGTATGGAGCAGGGGCCCACCTGGCACTCACCGTCACTGGCGTTGAGGGCCTCAAGTTCCCCGAGGAGACCAACGGAACCAACGGCACCAACGGCAGCGCCAGCCCTACTGCTAATGGCAACAATGAGGACAGCAACCGTCGCAACGGCCACCTCCACGCAACTGCCGGATTGGCTAAGATGAACGGGGAGTACCGACCCGGGCGGAAAGGAGAAGGCCTGCACCCTGTGCCGGATCTGTTCAGCGAGCTCAACCTGTCGGAGATTCAGAAGCTCAAGCAGCAGCTGCTACAG GTGGAGCGTGAGAAGACTGTGCTGCTCATGAACCTGCAGGAGTCTCAGACCCAGCTGCAGCACACGCAGGGCGCCCTGAGCGAGCAGAGCGACCGGGTCCACCGCCTCACGGAGCGCATGAATGCCATGAAATGTCTGAATGGAGACAAAGAGCTAGATGACctacaggagagagagaaacctgACGGTGGCTCCTCATCGCCGCCAGCCAATGGCCACCATGATCCCGATATCCACGGGTTCGAGATCCTGGAGTGCAAGTACAAGGTGGCAGTGACGGAGGTGATTGACCTGAAGGCGGAGCTCAAGGCCCTGAAGGAGAAGTACAACCAGGCTGTGGAGGGGCAGGGAGACAACCACAGCGACGACAGGGTCCAGGCACTGAGTGAACAG CAGGTAACTCACTTGGAGCGTAATTATCGTGAGAGCCGGGAGAGGGTGGCGAGCCTGGAGGCAGAGCTCAGAGCAGCGGCGAGCACAGCCACGGAGAGCCAGGGCATGCTCAACGCAGCACAGGATGAGCTGGTAACCTTCAGTGAGGAACTGGCCCAGCTCTACCACCACGTCTGTCTGTGCAACAACGAGACACCCAACCGCGTCATGCTGGACTACTACCGCCAGAGCCGCGTCACACGCAGCGGCAGCCTGAAAGGCTCAGACGACCCTCGCGCCCTGCTCTCCCCTCGCTTGGCACGACGCCTCGCCGCAGTATCCGCAGCCTGCTCCTCCGAACCCCCGCGCAGTCCCATGGACTCCCCATCCAAAGACGGCCATCACAATGAGACAACAACCAACACAGCAGACCCTCCATCCCTCCACAGCAGCCCCACCCGCAACCCCCCAGGCTCCCCAGTCATCAGCATCTCCCCTTGCCCGTCTCCGGTGCCCTCAGAGGCAGGCGGGGACCTGCGGAAGGAGCCCATGAATATCTACAACCTGAACGCCATCATCAGAGACCAGATCAAACACCTGCAGAGGGCTGTGGACCGTTCGCTGCAGCTGtccaggcagagggctgcagcCAGGGAGCTGGCGCCAATGCTTGACAAGGACAAGGAGTTGTGCATGGAGGAGATCCTCAAACTGAAGTCCCTGCTCAGCACCAAGAGAGAGCAGATAGCCACACTCAGACTGGTGCTGAAGGCCAATAAACAG ACAGCAGAGGTTGCACTGGCTAATTTGAAGAGCAAGTACGAGAATGAAAAGTCGATGGTGACAGAGACCATGATGAAGCTGAGGAACGAGCTGAAGGCTCTGAAAGAAGATGCCGCCACCTTCTCGTCTCTCAGGGCCATGTTTGCCACCAG ATGTGATGagtatgtcacccagctggATGAGATGCAGAGGCAGCTGGCGGCAGCggaggatgagaagaaaacgTTGAACTCCCTCCTCCGTATGGCCATCCAGCAGAAGCTGGCCCTGACCCAACGGCTGGAGGACCTGGAGTTTGACCAAGAGCAGACCCACCGTGGCCGTGGCGCTAAAGTGCCCAAGATAAGAAGCAGCCCGCCCAAA TTTCTTGTAGATTGTCAGCAGCCTGCTGCCTCAGTACCGTCACTCTCCCCACAACTAAGGCGAGGGAGAGCCTCCCTAGTCCGCAG TCCTAAATATTTGGCAGACCTCCAGGAAAACCACGCTGTCCTGATCGGGAACAGTAGCCTTCTCTCCCCCTGCGACCCTCGTAACTGTCTGGCCCAGCAGCCCCAGCCCCCCGGCACCTAA
- the bicd1a gene encoding protein bicaudal D homolog 1 isoform X5, giving the protein MAADGGCGESVDQYRAELERLTQELAEANREKIRAAECGLVVLEENQALKQKYVDLETEQETLRKELEQLQEAFGQAYTNQRKVAEDGETNEETLLQESACKEAYYMGRLLELQTEVTLSRSVASNAQAENERLSALVQELRESNETLELQRSRMREEIKEYKFRETRLLQDYTELEEENITLQKLVSTLKQSQVEYEGLKHEIKVLEEETVLLNSQLEDALRLKDISEGQLEEALDALKSEREQKNNLRKELAHHISLSDSVYGAGAHLALTVTGVEGLKFPEETNGTNGTNGSASPTANGNNEDSNRRNGHLHATAGLAKMNGEYRPGRKGEGLHPVPDLFSELNLSEIQKLKQQLLQVEREKTVLLMNLQESQTQLQHTQGALSEQSDRVHRLTERMNAMKCLNGDKELDDLQEREKPDGGSSSPPANGHHDPDIHGFEILECKYKVAVTEVIDLKAELKALKEKYNQAVEGQGDNHSDDRVQALSEQQVTHLERNYRESRERVASLEAELRAAASTATESQGMLNAAQDELVTFSEELAQLYHHVCLCNNETPNRVMLDYYRQSRVTRSGSLKGSDDPRALLSPRLARRLAAVSAACSSEPPRSPMDSPSKDGHHNETTTNTADPPSLHSSPTRNPPGSPVISISPCPSPVPSEAGGDLRKEPMNIYNLNAIIRDQIKHLQRAVDRSLQLSRQRAAARELAPMLDKDKELCMEEILKLKSLLSTKREQIATLRLVLKANKQTAEVALANLKSKYENEKSMVTETMMKLRNELKALKEDAATFSSLRAMFATRCDEYVTQLDEMQRQLAAAEDEKKTLNSLLRMAIQQKLALTQRLEDLEFDQEQTHRGRGAKVPKIRSSPPKS; this is encoded by the exons GCTTTCGGCCAGGCGTACACCAACCAGCGTAAGGTTGCAGAGGATGGGGAGACCAACGAGGAGACATTGCTGCAGGAGTCTGCCTGCAAGGAGGCCTACTACATGGGCCGTCTGCTGGAGCTGCAGACGGAGGTGACGCTGAGCCGCTCCGTGGCGTCCAACGCCCAGGCGGAGAACGAGAGGCTCAGCGCACTCGTGCAGGAGCTACGAGAG AGTAACGAGACGCTGGAGCTACAGAGGAGTAGGATGAGGGAGGAGATCAAGGAGTACAAGTTCAGAGAGACCCGACTGCTCCAGGATTACAccgagctggaggaggagaacatcACGCTGCAGAAGCTGGTGTCCACGCTCAAGCAGAGCCAG gtggAGTATGAGGGGCTCAAACATGAAATTAAAGTACTTGAGGAGGAGACTGTTCTCCTGAACAGTCAGCTGGAGGACGCATTACGCCTGAAGGACATCTCAGAGGGTCAGCTGGAGGAGGCCCTGGATGCCCTCAAGAGTGAGCGTGAGCAGAAGAACAATCTGAGGAAGGAGCTGGCCCACCACATCAGCCTGAGTGACAGCGTGTATGGAGCAGGGGCCCACCTGGCACTCACCGTCACTGGCGTTGAGGGCCTCAAGTTCCCCGAGGAGACCAACGGAACCAACGGCACCAACGGCAGCGCCAGCCCTACTGCTAATGGCAACAATGAGGACAGCAACCGTCGCAACGGCCACCTCCACGCAACTGCCGGATTGGCTAAGATGAACGGGGAGTACCGACCCGGGCGGAAAGGAGAAGGCCTGCACCCTGTGCCGGATCTGTTCAGCGAGCTCAACCTGTCGGAGATTCAGAAGCTCAAGCAGCAGCTGCTACAG GTGGAGCGTGAGAAGACTGTGCTGCTCATGAACCTGCAGGAGTCTCAGACCCAGCTGCAGCACACGCAGGGCGCCCTGAGCGAGCAGAGCGACCGGGTCCACCGCCTCACGGAGCGCATGAATGCCATGAAATGTCTGAATGGAGACAAAGAGCTAGATGACctacaggagagagagaaacctgACGGTGGCTCCTCATCGCCGCCAGCCAATGGCCACCATGATCCCGATATCCACGGGTTCGAGATCCTGGAGTGCAAGTACAAGGTGGCAGTGACGGAGGTGATTGACCTGAAGGCGGAGCTCAAGGCCCTGAAGGAGAAGTACAACCAGGCTGTGGAGGGGCAGGGAGACAACCACAGCGACGACAGGGTCCAGGCACTGAGTGAACAG CAGGTAACTCACTTGGAGCGTAATTATCGTGAGAGCCGGGAGAGGGTGGCGAGCCTGGAGGCAGAGCTCAGAGCAGCGGCGAGCACAGCCACGGAGAGCCAGGGCATGCTCAACGCAGCACAGGATGAGCTGGTAACCTTCAGTGAGGAACTGGCCCAGCTCTACCACCACGTCTGTCTGTGCAACAACGAGACACCCAACCGCGTCATGCTGGACTACTACCGCCAGAGCCGCGTCACACGCAGCGGCAGCCTGAAAGGCTCAGACGACCCTCGCGCCCTGCTCTCCCCTCGCTTGGCACGACGCCTCGCCGCAGTATCCGCAGCCTGCTCCTCCGAACCCCCGCGCAGTCCCATGGACTCCCCATCCAAAGACGGCCATCACAATGAGACAACAACCAACACAGCAGACCCTCCATCCCTCCACAGCAGCCCCACCCGCAACCCCCCAGGCTCCCCAGTCATCAGCATCTCCCCTTGCCCGTCTCCGGTGCCCTCAGAGGCAGGCGGGGACCTGCGGAAGGAGCCCATGAATATCTACAACCTGAACGCCATCATCAGAGACCAGATCAAACACCTGCAGAGGGCTGTGGACCGTTCGCTGCAGCTGtccaggcagagggctgcagcCAGGGAGCTGGCGCCAATGCTTGACAAGGACAAGGAGTTGTGCATGGAGGAGATCCTCAAACTGAAGTCCCTGCTCAGCACCAAGAGAGAGCAGATAGCCACACTCAGACTGGTGCTGAAGGCCAATAAACAG ACAGCAGAGGTTGCACTGGCTAATTTGAAGAGCAAGTACGAGAATGAAAAGTCGATGGTGACAGAGACCATGATGAAGCTGAGGAACGAGCTGAAGGCTCTGAAAGAAGATGCCGCCACCTTCTCGTCTCTCAGGGCCATGTTTGCCACCAG ATGTGATGagtatgtcacccagctggATGAGATGCAGAGGCAGCTGGCGGCAGCggaggatgagaagaaaacgTTGAACTCCCTCCTCCGTATGGCCATCCAGCAGAAGCTGGCCCTGACCCAACGGCTGGAGGACCTGGAGTTTGACCAAGAGCAGACCCACCGTGGCCGTGGCGCTAAAGTGCCCAAGATAAGAAGCAGCCCGCCCAAA TCCTAA
- the bicd1a gene encoding protein bicaudal D homolog 1 isoform X3 produces MAADGGCGESVDQYRAELERLTQELAEANREKIRAAECGLVVLEENQALKQKYVDLETEQETLRKELEQLQEAFGQAYTNQRKVAEDGETNEETLLQESACKEAYYMGRLLELQTEVTLSRSVASNAQAENERLSALVQELRESNETLELQRSRMREEIKEYKFRETRLLQDYTELEEENITLQKLVSTLKQSQVEYEGLKHEIKVLEEETVLLNSQLEDALRLKDISEGQLEEALDALKSEREQKNNLRKELAHHISLSDSVYGAGAHLALTVTGVEGLKFPEETNGTNGTNGSASPTANGNNEDSNRRNGHLHATAGLAKMNGEYRPGRKGEGLHPVPDLFSELNLSEIQKLKQQLLQVEREKTVLLMNLQESQTQLQHTQGALSEQSDRVHRLTERMNAMKCLNGDKELDDLQEREKPDGGSSSPPANGHHDPDIHGFEILECKYKVAVTEVIDLKAELKALKEKYNQAVEGQGDNHSDDRVQALSEQQVTHLERNYRESRERVASLEAELRAAASTATESQGMLNAAQDELVTFSEELAQLYHHVCLCNNETPNRVMLDYYRQSRVTRSGSLKGSDDPRALLSPRLARRLAAVSAACSSEPPRSPMDSPSKDGHHNETTTNTADPPSLHSSPTRNPPGSPVISISPCPSPVPSEAGGDLRKEPMNIYNLNAIIRDQIKHLQRAVDRSLQLSRQRAAARELAPMLDKDKELCMEEILKLKSLLSTKREQIATLRLVLKANKQTAEVALANLKSKYENEKSMVTETMMKLRNELKALKEDAATFSSLRAMFATRCDEYVTQLDEMQRQLAAAEDEKKTLNSLLRMAIQQKLALTQRLEDLEFDQEQTHRGRGAKVPKIRSSPPKIVSSLLPQYRHSPHN; encoded by the exons GCTTTCGGCCAGGCGTACACCAACCAGCGTAAGGTTGCAGAGGATGGGGAGACCAACGAGGAGACATTGCTGCAGGAGTCTGCCTGCAAGGAGGCCTACTACATGGGCCGTCTGCTGGAGCTGCAGACGGAGGTGACGCTGAGCCGCTCCGTGGCGTCCAACGCCCAGGCGGAGAACGAGAGGCTCAGCGCACTCGTGCAGGAGCTACGAGAG AGTAACGAGACGCTGGAGCTACAGAGGAGTAGGATGAGGGAGGAGATCAAGGAGTACAAGTTCAGAGAGACCCGACTGCTCCAGGATTACAccgagctggaggaggagaacatcACGCTGCAGAAGCTGGTGTCCACGCTCAAGCAGAGCCAG gtggAGTATGAGGGGCTCAAACATGAAATTAAAGTACTTGAGGAGGAGACTGTTCTCCTGAACAGTCAGCTGGAGGACGCATTACGCCTGAAGGACATCTCAGAGGGTCAGCTGGAGGAGGCCCTGGATGCCCTCAAGAGTGAGCGTGAGCAGAAGAACAATCTGAGGAAGGAGCTGGCCCACCACATCAGCCTGAGTGACAGCGTGTATGGAGCAGGGGCCCACCTGGCACTCACCGTCACTGGCGTTGAGGGCCTCAAGTTCCCCGAGGAGACCAACGGAACCAACGGCACCAACGGCAGCGCCAGCCCTACTGCTAATGGCAACAATGAGGACAGCAACCGTCGCAACGGCCACCTCCACGCAACTGCCGGATTGGCTAAGATGAACGGGGAGTACCGACCCGGGCGGAAAGGAGAAGGCCTGCACCCTGTGCCGGATCTGTTCAGCGAGCTCAACCTGTCGGAGATTCAGAAGCTCAAGCAGCAGCTGCTACAG GTGGAGCGTGAGAAGACTGTGCTGCTCATGAACCTGCAGGAGTCTCAGACCCAGCTGCAGCACACGCAGGGCGCCCTGAGCGAGCAGAGCGACCGGGTCCACCGCCTCACGGAGCGCATGAATGCCATGAAATGTCTGAATGGAGACAAAGAGCTAGATGACctacaggagagagagaaacctgACGGTGGCTCCTCATCGCCGCCAGCCAATGGCCACCATGATCCCGATATCCACGGGTTCGAGATCCTGGAGTGCAAGTACAAGGTGGCAGTGACGGAGGTGATTGACCTGAAGGCGGAGCTCAAGGCCCTGAAGGAGAAGTACAACCAGGCTGTGGAGGGGCAGGGAGACAACCACAGCGACGACAGGGTCCAGGCACTGAGTGAACAG CAGGTAACTCACTTGGAGCGTAATTATCGTGAGAGCCGGGAGAGGGTGGCGAGCCTGGAGGCAGAGCTCAGAGCAGCGGCGAGCACAGCCACGGAGAGCCAGGGCATGCTCAACGCAGCACAGGATGAGCTGGTAACCTTCAGTGAGGAACTGGCCCAGCTCTACCACCACGTCTGTCTGTGCAACAACGAGACACCCAACCGCGTCATGCTGGACTACTACCGCCAGAGCCGCGTCACACGCAGCGGCAGCCTGAAAGGCTCAGACGACCCTCGCGCCCTGCTCTCCCCTCGCTTGGCACGACGCCTCGCCGCAGTATCCGCAGCCTGCTCCTCCGAACCCCCGCGCAGTCCCATGGACTCCCCATCCAAAGACGGCCATCACAATGAGACAACAACCAACACAGCAGACCCTCCATCCCTCCACAGCAGCCCCACCCGCAACCCCCCAGGCTCCCCAGTCATCAGCATCTCCCCTTGCCCGTCTCCGGTGCCCTCAGAGGCAGGCGGGGACCTGCGGAAGGAGCCCATGAATATCTACAACCTGAACGCCATCATCAGAGACCAGATCAAACACCTGCAGAGGGCTGTGGACCGTTCGCTGCAGCTGtccaggcagagggctgcagcCAGGGAGCTGGCGCCAATGCTTGACAAGGACAAGGAGTTGTGCATGGAGGAGATCCTCAAACTGAAGTCCCTGCTCAGCACCAAGAGAGAGCAGATAGCCACACTCAGACTGGTGCTGAAGGCCAATAAACAG ACAGCAGAGGTTGCACTGGCTAATTTGAAGAGCAAGTACGAGAATGAAAAGTCGATGGTGACAGAGACCATGATGAAGCTGAGGAACGAGCTGAAGGCTCTGAAAGAAGATGCCGCCACCTTCTCGTCTCTCAGGGCCATGTTTGCCACCAG ATGTGATGagtatgtcacccagctggATGAGATGCAGAGGCAGCTGGCGGCAGCggaggatgagaagaaaacgTTGAACTCCCTCCTCCGTATGGCCATCCAGCAGAAGCTGGCCCTGACCCAACGGCTGGAGGACCTGGAGTTTGACCAAGAGCAGACCCACCGTGGCCGTGGCGCTAAAGTGCCCAAGATAAGAAGCAGCCCGCCCAAA ATTGTCAGCAGCCTGCTGCCTCAGTACCGTCACTCTCCCCACAACTAA